In Levilactobacillus brevis, a single genomic region encodes these proteins:
- a CDS encoding endonuclease MutS2, whose protein sequence is MNQKTLKIMEYDRIKQALRGYLVSAAGQHELNQLQPTADVKQLQIWLDETKDGADIYRLENGIPLPKLDDIRPHLHRLAMEAALNGLELAQISRVLWTTGSVVKFFRDLADKEIDLRRLDRVVKELVTLPDVTRRLRTSLEGDGHITDEASPALRQIRQHITQTEAAIRSAMDQYTRGKDAKYLSETIVTIRDDRYVIPVRAEYKQRFGGIVHDQSASGQTLFIEPQAVVGLNNRLRQNQIDERHEEQRILAELTVLLEPYQDEILRNAELLGHFDFVNAKARYAHQIKASEPKLSLDNQVNLRQARHPLIDQQKVVANDITIGRDYKAIIVTGPNTGGKTITLKTLALVQLMGQSGLFIPANENSVIGVFDDIFADIGDEQSIEQSLSTFSGHMENIVAILKQADDRSLIVVDELGAGTDPQEGAALAIAILDEIGTLGSYVMASTHYPELKAYGYNRPDTINASMEFNGETLQPTYHLLIGIPGRSNALDIASRLGMPSQVIDAARGLTDQDSQDLNAMISDLTEQKRHADRDAAELQTQLKDANELHDQLQKQFEQYQKQKDQLMADAKRDANRLVDESRKRANQIISDLRKKQLAAGHSVVKEDELIAAQGALNALQQDNKLKKNRVLRREKTKHDFHKGDSVLVKSYGQTGVLMQQLDDAHWEVQLGILKMKIANNDLEKAKDPAKSKKQPRASIRRSGSSGMSPTLDLRGHRYEEAMAEVDRYIDSALLAGYPSVTIIHGKGTGALRKGVTNYLKRNNRIKSFGFSPANAGGDGSTVVRFK, encoded by the coding sequence ATGAATCAGAAAACTTTAAAAATTATGGAATATGACCGCATTAAGCAAGCCTTACGCGGTTATTTAGTCTCGGCGGCGGGACAGCACGAACTGAATCAGCTGCAGCCGACTGCCGACGTCAAGCAACTCCAGATTTGGCTCGATGAAACCAAGGATGGCGCGGATATTTACCGCTTAGAAAATGGAATTCCGTTGCCTAAATTGGACGATATCCGGCCGCATTTACACCGGCTCGCCATGGAGGCGGCGCTGAACGGGCTAGAATTGGCCCAAATTAGTCGGGTCTTATGGACGACTGGCTCCGTGGTCAAGTTCTTCCGCGACCTGGCAGATAAGGAAATTGACTTGCGTCGGTTGGATCGGGTGGTCAAGGAACTGGTGACCTTGCCCGACGTGACGCGGCGGCTACGGACCTCGCTGGAGGGCGACGGCCACATTACTGATGAGGCTTCACCAGCCTTGCGGCAGATTCGCCAACACATCACCCAGACTGAGGCAGCCATTCGTAGTGCTATGGACCAGTACACGCGGGGGAAAGACGCCAAATACCTTAGCGAAACGATCGTGACGATTCGAGACGACCGCTACGTGATCCCGGTACGGGCCGAGTACAAGCAACGCTTCGGCGGTATTGTCCATGACCAGAGTGCCAGTGGGCAGACGCTGTTCATCGAACCACAGGCCGTGGTGGGCTTAAACAACCGTTTACGGCAAAATCAGATTGACGAGCGTCACGAGGAACAGCGTATCTTGGCCGAACTGACGGTGTTACTGGAACCCTATCAGGATGAAATCTTGCGTAACGCCGAACTCTTGGGCCACTTTGACTTCGTGAATGCCAAGGCACGCTACGCGCATCAGATTAAGGCCAGCGAACCGAAGCTGTCGCTGGACAATCAGGTAAACCTGCGGCAAGCACGGCACCCGTTGATTGACCAGCAGAAGGTGGTCGCTAACGACATCACCATTGGTCGCGATTACAAGGCCATCATCGTCACCGGGCCGAACACCGGTGGGAAGACGATTACCCTAAAGACGTTGGCTCTGGTCCAACTCATGGGGCAATCTGGACTATTTATTCCCGCCAACGAGAACAGCGTGATTGGCGTCTTTGATGATATTTTTGCCGACATCGGTGATGAACAGTCCATCGAGCAGAGTCTGAGTACCTTCTCGGGGCACATGGAAAATATCGTGGCGATTCTGAAACAGGCCGACGATCGCAGCTTGATCGTGGTCGATGAACTGGGCGCTGGGACCGACCCGCAAGAAGGGGCCGCCCTGGCGATCGCCATTCTGGATGAGATTGGGACGCTGGGCAGCTACGTCATGGCGTCCACCCACTATCCGGAACTGAAGGCGTACGGCTACAACCGGCCGGACACCATCAATGCCAGCATGGAATTTAACGGCGAGACCCTACAGCCGACGTATCACCTGTTGATTGGGATTCCGGGACGGAGTAACGCCTTGGACATTGCCTCACGGTTGGGGATGCCCTCGCAGGTGATCGATGCCGCCCGGGGTCTGACCGATCAGGATAGCCAGGACTTAAATGCCATGATTAGTGACCTGACGGAGCAGAAGCGCCATGCCGATCGCGACGCTGCGGAATTGCAGACGCAGTTGAAGGATGCCAATGAGCTGCACGATCAGTTACAGAAGCAATTTGAACAGTACCAGAAACAAAAGGATCAGCTGATGGCCGATGCCAAGCGTGACGCCAATCGTCTGGTCGATGAGTCGCGTAAACGGGCCAACCAGATCATTTCAGATCTGCGTAAGAAGCAGCTGGCGGCCGGGCACAGCGTGGTCAAGGAAGACGAGCTGATCGCCGCGCAGGGGGCCTTAAACGCCCTGCAACAGGACAATAAGCTGAAGAAGAACCGGGTGCTACGACGTGAGAAGACCAAGCACGACTTCCATAAGGGAGATAGTGTGCTGGTCAAGTCTTACGGTCAGACCGGGGTCTTGATGCAGCAGTTGGATGATGCCCACTGGGAAGTGCAGTTGGGAATCTTGAAGATGAAGATTGCCAATAACGACTTGGAAAAGGCCAAGGATCCGGCGAAGAGCAAGAAGCAGCCACGGGCATCGATTCGGCGGTCCGGGTCGAGCGGCATGTCGCCAACCTTGGATCTGCGGGGACACCGCTACGAAGAGGCCATGGCCGAAGTGGATCGCTACATCGATTCCGCGCTGTTGGCCGGCTACCCGTCTGTGACGATTATTCACGGAAAGGGAACCGGGGCGCTGCGTAAAGGAGTCACCAACTACCTGAAACGGAACAATCGGATCAAGAGTTTTGGTTTCTCACCCGCCAATGCCGGGGGCGATGGGTCGACGGTTGTCCGGTTTAAGTAA
- the trxA gene encoding thioredoxin: protein MVTETTDKTFEQDTAKGVTLTDFWATWCGPCRMQSPVVEQLAEEMDSVTFNKMDVDANPNTPQSFGIMSIPTLLVKKDGQVVDSIVGYHSKDQLKKILDQYVEA from the coding sequence ATGGTTACGGAAACAACGGACAAAACCTTTGAACAAGATACTGCTAAGGGCGTTACCCTGACTGACTTTTGGGCAACGTGGTGTGGGCCTTGTCGGATGCAATCACCAGTGGTTGAACAATTGGCTGAGGAAATGGACAGCGTTACCTTTAACAAGATGGACGTTGACGCCAATCCCAACACGCCCCAATCCTTCGGCATCATGAGCATTCCTACCTTGCTGGTTAAGAAGGACGGCCAAGTGGTCGACTCCATCGTGGGTTACCACTCCAAGGATCAATTGAAGAAGATTTTAGACCAATACGTTGAGGCTTAA
- a CDS encoding phosphodiester glycosidase family protein, with protein MTTRRRQLRATLATALVLMPLLTPVAHAQTSMTHQVLASQLAAKAKTGAKETKAVNVAQSTIEHTENQLASGIDEKKVTYKNTIGDRTVMNTVSVDLKNKTTGLYAGTLDDEKGFGLQTVRDEANAAIKHGHQVVAGLNADFFNMGSGEPSGNVVKDGVEIHAAKADSGEAFFGVKKNGDPIIGDQGQYDAVKGDLSQALGGLGILVKQGVVQTDIHQYGDDFAARSAVGIRKDGTVFFVTVDGKQSPYSNGMTTAELAETMKDQGAVDALNLDGGGSTTYLSRTPGDEGLSLKNKPSDGKERKVSNSWLITTTEKSDHSFDRAQVSPKDSVYTPKSTINFSAKGVDKAGYNAELPANVSWSLEDNQLGEIDAKTGTFKSNGKSGDVTAKLIHEGKVVGKAMVTIAMPDSLTFLNKKISLKTSSVSSLGMTARYKGRDVTLKEHDIEWKVPAELGTVDAQGQLHTASKHAKGTITATIAGTNTSESIDVEIGQLPVVLYDFEKGLDDWKVSDSGRGEQNSLGLASPENGQVRFGDHAMEVKFDFTTGQKGTTLGAYAGPETKKEIPGAPTAIGMWVYATPESQGYWLRSQIYDGKGTPKPLNFTDQKTGIDWTGWKYVEAQIPKDYQGPYATFPKQVVRVMALKSGQEGGSPQTKGSIFVDNIRAVYGANVDDLKSPIVDSISVDGKTLTNNAPTITTKVHDDQSDPNMSGIDWERNKIYVDGQDLTNDSSKYTFDPDGTFTLKGYQYANGTHHVKVVVYDKFGNRTDKEAYFDIQANNQTGIRLELQNKSVKLGSTAEFNLVAEKLTNIKSGEFTINIGKGFPVKKVDFAKDSKDNTYDYDKNTGILKLHIKDNGGVSTKAAANVLAHVVVDVPNGTEADAKLNLQLTRGTAEFANVENADMLSSFASKPMNIKVEADYRVKLGQMIVTKPGELTVTDDQNKPVSDAVITMKRGTSETVEVGKTDSQGHLQSDKLTAASGKFILFVKKGTSSNFPTHAQAFDAAKSDTPSNLLAGSTQDPMTQKTITWFTNPIAGKQAAIMQVAPTKDYKDKKDAAFTDYKGEQKTFTYVSDSKAIRVNSVTAKGLKPGTEYTYRVGNGEKWSETRQFKTLTDSKNLTFNIFGDTQVGKTSELDDFNKIIERLETQEHRPDFALHVGDFNDDQAVFNEADITSQMFDNHPIYDSLDMIHVLGNHEYMGDDGSKATAMLGTPSHNGAPVNRKGTFSVDYGNMHIASLGWTNNADEMKQELDWLRKDMRSSNKTWKIVATHQPPYNKNPADSESTMFHKMLPPVCDELGIDVVFSGHDHSYGRTRKLFNYKESQTKGTTYLAAGHTGDKTYDILPNEPDAWKYLQKDKHQKVYLTAEVHDKQMKIITRDPDGKEIDSVELTANKYDQAGPSGNYGQGGSTGVTQPDANTGSQTEDNHSTSSSENKPTTPAKPHKQSLPAMVTAVKGMVLYRKPDFSKSNQILGYRHQPQMHQPQFKVLGTAKSKAGRLRYHVRDVNKKSKSYGKTGYITANAKYVQPAEYSKAAKTITVINTHGLSAYGNGKLTGKAKHHYRQGQVLKVKRIVHQNGHYSFQLTNKQYVSANKQSVQTGKHMVPKRVTVKHGINLYRDVNFKHKRHHIAAKTVLKIEGWDYSNNGIRHYKVSGGYITASRTFVK; from the coding sequence ATGACTACCCGAAGAAGACAATTACGAGCGACACTCGCAACGGCGCTGGTACTGATGCCATTATTAACGCCTGTGGCGCATGCGCAAACTAGTATGACCCATCAGGTTCTAGCCAGCCAATTAGCCGCGAAAGCTAAGACGGGGGCTAAAGAAACTAAAGCTGTGAATGTGGCCCAGAGTACCATTGAGCATACTGAAAATCAGCTGGCTTCAGGAATCGATGAAAAGAAAGTGACTTACAAAAATACCATTGGCGATCGAACGGTGATGAACACCGTTTCGGTTGACTTGAAGAATAAGACAACGGGATTGTATGCTGGAACACTGGACGATGAGAAAGGCTTTGGCCTGCAAACGGTTCGCGATGAAGCAAATGCTGCGATTAAGCATGGCCATCAAGTTGTTGCCGGACTCAATGCGGATTTCTTTAACATGGGAAGTGGCGAGCCATCTGGAAATGTGGTGAAAGATGGTGTCGAAATTCATGCAGCAAAGGCCGATAGTGGTGAAGCCTTCTTTGGAGTTAAGAAGAATGGCGACCCAATAATTGGTGATCAGGGGCAGTATGATGCAGTGAAGGGCGATTTGAGCCAAGCACTAGGTGGTTTAGGTATCCTCGTGAAGCAAGGTGTTGTTCAAACGGATATTCATCAATATGGTGATGATTTTGCTGCGCGTAGTGCTGTGGGAATCCGTAAAGATGGCACAGTTTTCTTTGTCACCGTTGATGGCAAACAGTCACCTTACTCGAATGGGATGACCACGGCAGAACTAGCAGAAACGATGAAAGATCAGGGAGCCGTTGATGCACTGAATCTTGATGGTGGTGGTTCAACAACCTATCTCTCGCGAACGCCCGGTGATGAGGGACTGAGCTTAAAAAATAAGCCCTCTGATGGTAAGGAACGTAAGGTGTCTAATAGTTGGTTAATTACAACGACTGAGAAATCTGACCATAGCTTTGATCGGGCACAAGTATCGCCTAAGGATAGTGTGTATACACCAAAATCAACGATCAATTTTAGTGCTAAAGGTGTCGATAAAGCTGGCTACAACGCAGAATTGCCCGCTAATGTCAGTTGGTCGTTAGAAGATAATCAACTGGGTGAGATTGATGCTAAGACTGGAACCTTTAAGTCGAACGGTAAGAGCGGCGATGTGACGGCTAAGCTGATCCACGAGGGTAAAGTGGTGGGGAAGGCAATGGTGACGATTGCAATGCCAGATTCGCTTACCTTTTTAAATAAAAAGATAAGTTTAAAGACGAGCTCGGTTTCCTCGTTAGGAATGACGGCCCGGTATAAGGGTCGCGATGTTACACTGAAAGAACACGATATTGAGTGGAAAGTACCTGCAGAATTGGGGACGGTTGATGCTCAAGGGCAGCTACATACAGCTAGCAAGCATGCCAAGGGGACGATTACAGCAACCATTGCCGGTACGAATACTTCGGAATCCATAGATGTTGAAATTGGCCAGTTACCGGTTGTACTGTATGATTTTGAAAAAGGATTGGATGATTGGAAAGTTAGTGATTCTGGTCGGGGAGAGCAAAATAGCCTAGGCCTCGCAAGTCCAGAGAATGGCCAAGTTCGTTTTGGGGACCATGCCATGGAAGTTAAATTTGATTTTACAACTGGTCAAAAGGGAACAACTCTAGGTGCTTATGCAGGGCCAGAGACTAAAAAGGAAATTCCGGGGGCTCCAACTGCTATTGGAATGTGGGTCTATGCAACGCCAGAGTCTCAAGGTTATTGGTTGAGAAGCCAGATTTATGATGGCAAAGGGACGCCTAAACCGCTTAATTTTACAGATCAAAAGACGGGAATTGACTGGACCGGTTGGAAGTATGTGGAGGCACAAATTCCGAAAGATTATCAAGGACCATATGCAACTTTTCCTAAACAGGTTGTTCGAGTGATGGCATTGAAATCGGGACAAGAAGGTGGTTCGCCACAAACTAAAGGAAGTATTTTTGTCGATAATATTCGCGCAGTTTATGGGGCCAACGTCGATGACCTGAAGAGTCCTATTGTTGATAGCATTTCTGTTGATGGGAAAACACTCACGAATAATGCACCGACAATTACCACCAAAGTTCACGACGATCAAAGTGATCCAAACATGTCTGGTATTGATTGGGAAAGAAACAAGATTTATGTTGATGGTCAGGATCTGACGAATGACAGTAGCAAGTATACCTTCGATCCGGATGGTACCTTTACGTTAAAGGGTTATCAATACGCTAACGGAACTCATCATGTGAAGGTGGTCGTTTATGATAAGTTCGGCAATCGAACGGATAAGGAGGCCTACTTTGATATTCAGGCAAATAACCAGACGGGAATTCGTTTGGAGCTTCAAAATAAGTCAGTAAAGCTGGGAAGTACGGCCGAATTTAATTTGGTCGCTGAGAAATTAACTAATATCAAATCGGGTGAGTTCACGATTAATATTGGTAAAGGCTTCCCAGTTAAGAAGGTTGATTTTGCCAAGGATTCTAAGGACAATACCTATGATTATGATAAAAACACTGGCATCTTAAAGCTACACATTAAGGACAATGGTGGAGTAAGTACGAAGGCCGCGGCAAACGTGCTGGCCCATGTTGTCGTGGATGTTCCCAATGGAACTGAAGCGGACGCCAAACTTAATTTGCAATTAACCCGAGGGACGGCTGAATTTGCGAATGTCGAGAACGCTGATATGCTCAGTTCATTTGCGTCTAAGCCTATGAACATCAAGGTTGAAGCCGATTATCGAGTGAAGTTGGGGCAGATGATCGTTACGAAGCCGGGTGAGTTAACGGTGACGGATGATCAGAATAAGCCAGTCAGTGACGCGGTCATTACGATGAAAAGGGGGACCAGTGAGACAGTTGAAGTGGGTAAGACTGATTCCCAAGGACATCTTCAGAGTGACAAATTAACGGCCGCTTCCGGGAAATTTATACTGTTTGTCAAGAAAGGGACTAGCAGTAACTTCCCGACGCATGCACAGGCCTTTGATGCCGCCAAATCTGATACACCATCAAACTTGTTAGCGGGATCAACGCAAGACCCGATGACGCAAAAGACGATTACTTGGTTTACAAATCCAATTGCGGGTAAACAAGCAGCGATTATGCAGGTGGCACCGACTAAAGACTACAAGGATAAGAAAGATGCGGCTTTCACGGATTATAAGGGTGAACAGAAAACTTTCACCTATGTTAGTGATAGCAAGGCCATTCGTGTTAATAGTGTGACGGCCAAGGGCTTGAAGCCGGGCACTGAATATACTTATCGTGTTGGAAACGGCGAGAAGTGGTCAGAAACCCGACAATTCAAGACGTTGACGGATAGTAAAAATCTGACGTTTAATATCTTTGGCGATACGCAAGTCGGTAAAACGTCAGAGCTAGATGACTTTAACAAGATTATTGAGCGGTTGGAAACACAGGAGCATCGGCCTGACTTTGCTCTACATGTTGGTGATTTCAATGACGATCAAGCTGTCTTTAACGAAGCCGATATCACCTCACAGATGTTTGATAATCATCCAATTTACGACTCTTTAGATATGATTCACGTTCTAGGAAATCATGAATACATGGGGGATGATGGTAGCAAGGCAACGGCAATGTTAGGAACACCCAGCCATAATGGCGCACCGGTTAACCGGAAGGGAACTTTCTCGGTGGACTATGGTAATATGCACATTGCTTCGCTGGGATGGACTAACAATGCTGATGAAATGAAGCAGGAATTGGATTGGTTACGTAAGGATATGCGCTCTTCTAATAAGACTTGGAAGATTGTTGCAACTCATCAACCGCCTTATAACAAAAACCCTGCCGATTCAGAGTCAACGATGTTCCACAAGATGTTGCCACCAGTTTGTGATGAGTTAGGTATCGATGTCGTCTTCAGTGGACATGATCACTCTTATGGTCGAACACGTAAACTCTTTAATTACAAGGAGAGCCAAACTAAGGGAACAACCTACTTGGCTGCAGGACACACGGGTGATAAGACCTATGATATTTTGCCTAATGAACCCGATGCTTGGAAGTACCTACAAAAGGATAAGCATCAAAAGGTTTACTTGACGGCAGAAGTTCACGATAAGCAGATGAAGATTATTACGCGAGATCCAGACGGTAAAGAGATTGACTCCGTTGAATTAACCGCGAATAAGTATGATCAAGCTGGGCCTAGTGGAAATTACGGTCAAGGTGGAAGCACTGGAGTCACTCAGCCTGATGCTAACACTGGAAGTCAAACTGAAGACAACCATTCAACCAGCTCAAGTGAGAACAAACCAACGACACCAGCAAAGCCGCATAAGCAATCACTTCCGGCGATGGTTACTGCTGTGAAAGGAATGGTTCTCTACCGTAAGCCAGATTTCTCCAAGTCTAACCAGATTCTGGGTTATCGTCATCAACCACAGATGCACCAGCCACAGTTCAAAGTTTTAGGAACGGCTAAGTCTAAGGCGGGTCGTCTGCGTTATCATGTTCGAGATGTGAATAAGAAGTCTAAGAGTTATGGTAAAACTGGTTATATCACAGCTAATGCTAAGTATGTTCAACCAGCCGAATACAGTAAGGCTGCTAAGACGATTACTGTAATCAATACGCACGGGTTGAGTGCTTACGGCAATGGTAAGCTAACCGGTAAGGCCAAGCACCATTATCGTCAAGGGCAGGTTCTCAAGGTGAAACGAATCGTTCACCAAAATGGTCATTACAGCTTCCAGCTGACTAATAAGCAGTATGTGTCAGCCAATAAGCAAAGTGTTCAAACAGGGAAACACATGGTTCCTAAGCGGGTTACGGTAAAGCATGGTATCAACCTTTATCGTGACGTTAACTTCAAACATAAACGTCACCATATCGCCGCGAAAACTGTGCTTAAAATTGAGGGTTGGGATTATTCAAATAATGGTATTCGCCACTATAAGGTTTCCGGAGGATACATTACGGCCAGCCGCACGTTTGTGAAGTAG
- a CDS encoding YslB family protein, giving the protein MKNLYQTVMNDAAGAPYLPQMILRDALIPELLGEDKGDIGYWAGKSLARRFPIGNPTDAAIFFNQVGFGTLTLEKQTAQMTQWQLSGDPVRLRLKVEGPTDFTLEAGFLAEMMAQQLGVVTEAELVDTSRKLKDRAVTFAVYTDPDDIIPEYDAPQPLDLVKPAETPTDSAK; this is encoded by the coding sequence TTGAAAAACTTATACCAGACCGTCATGAACGATGCTGCGGGGGCCCCGTATCTGCCCCAAATGATCCTTCGTGACGCCCTCATTCCAGAATTACTCGGTGAGGACAAGGGAGACATTGGCTATTGGGCCGGCAAGTCGCTCGCCCGGCGCTTCCCCATTGGTAACCCCACCGATGCCGCGATCTTCTTCAACCAGGTTGGCTTTGGGACGCTGACACTGGAGAAGCAGACGGCCCAGATGACTCAGTGGCAGCTTAGCGGTGATCCCGTGCGTCTGCGGCTCAAGGTCGAAGGCCCAACCGATTTCACCTTGGAAGCCGGCTTTCTCGCCGAAATGATGGCCCAGCAACTCGGTGTCGTTACCGAAGCGGAGTTGGTGGATACCAGCCGGAAGCTCAAGGATCGTGCCGTTACCTTTGCTGTCTATACGGACCCCGACGACATCATCCCCGAATACGATGCTCCTCAGCCCCTTGACCTGGTCAAGCCAGCTGAAACGCCCACTGATTCTGCCAAATAG
- a CDS encoding IS30 family transposase yields MSSYKHLTLKDRECILLGVTLNDSYQVIAEKIGCSKATVSREVTRNGGRDAYSAVKAQESYQRRRLKSRRPRLLTDLKLRDFVLRCIVQYQWSPEQISGRLLHENSGWRISYNTIYRGIERDNLGIKRKSRGARGFARKLRHRGKTRKVKGTINERRGRFNDVPSVHERPVSCDNRSWFGHWEGDTVRGKTGRSALVTLVDRKSRYLLSQRVSKVNAKNVTQAMIDLLHTVTPKRVRTLTPDRGTEFARYREISQELGIPVYFPDPHAPQQRGTNENTNGLIREYFPKGTALDQLTDQDICQFIETLNNRPRKVLGWKSPSEIFFGIKLRLT; encoded by the coding sequence ATGAGTTCGTACAAACATCTTACCTTAAAAGACCGAGAATGCATACTGTTAGGCGTCACTTTAAACGATAGCTATCAAGTTATTGCGGAGAAAATTGGCTGTTCTAAAGCCACTGTATCACGTGAAGTTACACGCAATGGCGGTCGTGATGCATACTCAGCTGTCAAAGCACAAGAGAGCTACCAAAGGCGCCGACTGAAGAGCCGCCGTCCTAGACTCCTAACTGACCTGAAATTACGAGATTTTGTCCTTCGCTGCATCGTTCAATACCAATGGTCTCCCGAACAAATCTCAGGGCGTTTACTTCACGAAAATAGTGGATGGCGAATTAGTTACAACACCATTTATCGCGGAATTGAACGTGATAATTTGGGAATTAAACGTAAGAGTCGTGGCGCTCGTGGTTTTGCCCGTAAACTCCGCCATCGTGGCAAAACTCGCAAGGTCAAAGGAACAATCAATGAACGACGGGGGCGGTTTAATGATGTTCCTTCAGTCCATGAGCGGCCAGTGTCGTGTGATAACCGGAGCTGGTTTGGCCATTGGGAAGGTGACACCGTTCGAGGTAAGACTGGACGTTCAGCTTTAGTTACGTTGGTGGACCGTAAATCACGTTACTTACTATCTCAACGAGTTTCCAAAGTAAACGCCAAGAACGTTACACAAGCTATGATTGACTTATTGCATACTGTGACGCCCAAACGAGTTCGTACGCTTACGCCGGATCGTGGGACTGAATTCGCAAGATATCGTGAAATTAGTCAAGAGCTAGGTATTCCGGTCTATTTTCCAGATCCACACGCACCACAGCAACGGGGAACTAACGAGAATACAAATGGTCTTATTCGTGAGTATTTCCCAAAAGGAACTGCTTTAGATCAACTCACTGACCAAGATATCTGTCAGTTCATTGAAACATTAAATAACCGACCACGTAAGGTCTTAGGCTGGAAGAGTCCATCAGAAATTTTCTTTGGAATAAAGTTGCGCTTGACTTGA
- the racE gene encoding glutamate racemase: MQNSPIGLMDSGVGGLTVLKEVQRLLPTEKTVFLGDQARLPYGPRDATEVTGFTRQIAAFLRQQADIKMLIIACNTATAAALTTMQQELTIPVVGVIAPGARSAVQATQNHRIGVIATTGTIKSDQYRQTILAKDPNNQVFSLACQNFVDLVEANDLTSDHAQAVVRAGLAPLLDKGIDTLVMGCTHFPLLRPLIQTVMGTNVTLVDPGTATAKMATSLLDYWNLANPSGVRHPQGVYYTTGDVDRFDKLADNWLEETPVRAQHLPIAALTQATEVE; the protein is encoded by the coding sequence ATGCAAAACAGTCCAATTGGGTTAATGGATTCAGGAGTCGGCGGCTTAACGGTATTAAAAGAGGTTCAGCGGTTACTGCCTACCGAAAAGACAGTTTTTCTGGGGGATCAGGCGCGGTTGCCTTATGGACCCCGTGACGCGACGGAGGTCACGGGATTTACGCGGCAGATTGCGGCGTTCTTACGGCAACAGGCCGATATTAAAATGTTGATTATCGCCTGCAACACGGCGACGGCAGCGGCCTTAACGACCATGCAACAAGAACTAACGATTCCGGTTGTGGGCGTGATTGCCCCCGGCGCACGGTCAGCCGTGCAGGCCACGCAGAATCACCGGATTGGGGTGATTGCCACCACCGGGACGATTAAGAGCGATCAGTATCGGCAAACCATCTTGGCCAAAGACCCAAATAATCAGGTCTTTAGTCTCGCGTGTCAGAATTTTGTGGATTTAGTTGAGGCCAACGATTTGACGTCGGATCACGCACAGGCGGTTGTCCGGGCCGGGTTAGCCCCGCTGCTGGATAAGGGAATTGATACGTTGGTCATGGGGTGCACGCATTTCCCATTATTACGACCACTGATTCAGACGGTCATGGGGACCAACGTCACGTTGGTCGATCCCGGAACAGCCACGGCCAAGATGGCAACCTCGCTCTTGGATTATTGGAACCTCGCTAATCCGAGCGGTGTCCGTCATCCGCAGGGCGTCTATTATACGACGGGCGATGTTGACCGTTTTGATAAATTAGCCGATAATTGGTTAGAGGAGACACCAGTTCGAGCGCAACATCTCCCCATTGCAGCGTTGACCCAAGCCACGGAGGTTGAATAA
- a CDS encoding XTP/dITP diphosphatase: MENTIVIATKNAGKAREFRAIFEPKGLIVKTLADFPNLKQVAETGKTFTENATLKATAVAQETQLPVLADDSGLMVDALNGEPGIYSARYAGDHDDAKNNAKLLANLAGVPAAKRGAAFHTSLVLIKPDGKKLVATGEVRGEILAAPRGHDGFGYDPLFYVPAEGQTFAEMGLATKNQHSHRAKATAAMLPQFDAWWEA, from the coding sequence ATGGAAAACACAATTGTCATCGCCACGAAGAATGCCGGCAAGGCGCGCGAGTTTCGTGCAATCTTTGAGCCGAAGGGCTTGATCGTTAAGACACTCGCCGATTTTCCGAACCTGAAGCAGGTGGCGGAGACCGGCAAGACTTTTACCGAGAACGCTACACTCAAGGCCACAGCGGTCGCGCAGGAGACCCAACTCCCGGTGTTAGCGGATGATTCTGGCCTAATGGTCGATGCCCTGAACGGTGAACCGGGCATCTATTCGGCCCGGTACGCGGGAGACCATGACGACGCGAAGAATAATGCGAAGTTACTGGCAAATCTGGCAGGCGTCCCGGCGGCTAAGCGTGGGGCGGCCTTTCACACCTCACTGGTCCTGATTAAGCCCGATGGCAAGAAACTCGTGGCGACCGGTGAAGTTCGTGGCGAAATCCTGGCGGCACCACGGGGGCACGATGGCTTCGGATACGACCCGTTGTTCTACGTACCGGCCGAGGGTCAGACGTTTGCCGAGATGGGCTTGGCGACGAAGAACCAACACAGTCATAGGGCGAAAGCTACGGCAGCTATGTTACCGCAGTTTGACGCCTGGTGGGAGGCCTAA